The genomic interval ACTTCCCTGGCTCGAATTGGAAATAAGAATGTTTACACCAGCTAAAGGTTCTTTGGTTTGGGCATCAATAATTCGTCCGGAAATGGTAGTTTGGGCAAAAGTTAATGTATAGAGGGAAAACAGAGCCAGCAGGCAGCTCATGAGCTTTTTCATAGCAAAAGGTTTAATAGATGTTGAAGAATTCACATGAAAGCAGGTGAACTACGATGGTAGCTACCAGACAAGAGGAATCAGTTGTCCATTAAACTTTAGGAGGGGTAAATACAGCCTGCGAAGGTGCCGTATATGTGCAGGACAGATAGAAGGATACCGGCGTTATTAAAGCAATCAATCCTGTAAAGCGGAAATTTATCCCCTGATGAATAAATAATACATCTGCTTTTGCTTTGACATTTCCAGAGGGGAGATGTTCATGTTTGTCGGCTTGCTTTAGCTGTTTGGCCAAGTAACACTTTCCCTGACAGGTATTCTCTGGTTCGGCTTTATTGATGCAAAGTACCCTGGCAATAATATCTTTATTTAGCTCATAGCCGGCAATAATAGAAAGCCTGCTGAAGCTTTGCATCAGCACACAGAAAATCAGCAATATGGATATGGCTCTCTGCAAGGTATGATTGATCGTTCAAAGATATGAATCTGCCTGTTAATTAAACGTTAAATTATTTTAAAGTTAAGATATATCTTAATTTTTGGGTTCTAACTACACGAATCCAATACGGATACAAACCTAAGGTAAGATTCTGTATGGTAAAATGGTACTTTTATACTAATACTTACCACCCACCGTTCTTCCAGCGGTAGCTAATCTTCGAAAATTTTAATTCTGCTGGAGGTGTAAAAAAGGACAGCGGCTGAGGCAACGACTATAACCAGGTAGATTAATACCCTTGCCCATTCCATAAAAATGAGTTCTCCAATCAGAAAAAGCATAGAATAGGTCATAACCACCGAACTGATCCAGCAAACAAATAAAATTCCGATACGGCCTGAACTTCCGCTATTGGCCTGTTGAAAAGGCCCCCAGGCTCCATCTGGCTTGATCTTATTGTAAAAACTAGCCAGTACTGACCTATCTGTTGGCTGTGTCACAAACGTGATTACCAGCCAGGATATGGTGGTTACCCCTACGGTGAAAAAGAAACTTCTCGGGTTTTCGATGATAGGTTCTGTCCAGCCTAATACAAATTTAGAAACGCCATAGGCGATAAAAGGCACCAAAGTCGCCGTAATCTCGGACCAGGCATTAATACGCCACCAGTACCACCGTAAAATTAAGACAAGCCCCAGTCCGGCACCGCATTCTATGATAAACTGCCATACAGCTGAAATAGAATTAATACGGGAAGTAGCAAACAAAGCCACCAGCATCATAATCAGTGTAGCCACTCTGGAAGCAGTCACCAGAGATTTTTCGCTGGCATCTGGTTTTACAAAGCGCCTGTAAAAATCATTGACTAAATAACTGGTACCCCAGTTCAACTGGGTAGAAATAGTACTCATATAGGCTGCCAGGAAAGCCACCAGCAGCAAGCCTTTCAGTCCGACCGGCAGAAAATCCTTCATGGTCATCACAAAACCTAATTTTTTATCTGCCACACTTAGTTCAGGATATAACACAAGAGAGCAGAGACCCACCAGAATCCAGGGCCAGGGACGCAGGCAATAATGGGCAATCTGAAAGAATAAGGTGGCAATAATGGCATGACGTTCATTTTTGGCGCTCATCATCCGCTGGGCTACATAGCCTCCGCCTCCGGGTTCAGCACCAGGATACCAGGCGGCCCACCATTGTACGCCTACAAATGCCAGAAACGAACCTAAACTTAAGGTTAACGTAGTGAGATTGGAGGCAGTACCATCTGTCGTTTTTCCGCCAATATTTGGAAAGAAGCTTAATGACCAGGAAGGTAGTTTTTCTTTCAGACCTGTAATTCCCCCTATCTCATCGGAGCTTACCACAATGATGGCCAGAATAATACAGCCTCCCATAGCTATGATAAACTGCACCACATCGGTAATAGCCACCCCTAGTAAACCCGACATACTGGTATATATTACCACAATAAACATTGCTGCTGCTACATACCATAAAGATTGCTCATTGGGAATATTAAAAAAAACCTGTAAGATGGCAACGAGCGCTACATTTACCCAGCCGATAATAAGTGCATTCATAAAAATGCCCATATAGATCGCCCTAAAGCCTCTCAGAAAAGCAGCTGGTTTGCCTGAATACCGAATTTCAATCAGTTCAATATCCGTTAAAATATTAGCTCTCCGCCAGAACTTGGCAAAGAAAAAAGTAGTAAGCATTCCGCCAGCCAGCATGTTCCACCAGAGCCAGTTACCGGCAATTCCTCCCGTAGCTACCAGTTCGGTTACTGCCAGAGGTGTATCAGCGGCAAAGGTGGTAGCCACCATAGAAGTACCCGCAATCCACCAGGAAAGATTTCTGCCCCCAAGAAAAAAATGACTGGTATCCTGGCCTGCCTGTTTGGTGTATTTTAATCCAATCAAGAGTGAAATAACAAAAAAAGCAGCGATGATCAGCCAGTCCAGTAGTGCAAGTTCCATAAATGAATTAATAGTAAGTGTTTAAGGTATAATAATCAACCTAGTTTTCAATAGTTTACTTATCTCCGCTTTTACCTTTTAGCTTTCGCTTACAAAGAACAGGGATACATTTATTGATTGTTTATTGCCGAAAATTAGAGATTAAATGCCAATAAATAGTAAATCCATTCAAATATCAAAAGAAATTATTTGAGGAAGATCATTACTGGCAAATGGAGGAAAACTGTGCCTTTGTCAAATGCTAAAACTAGCATTCACTTTATAAACTTATGTTTGAGCCCTTTCTTATTGAGATTTGTAAGGTTTAAAATGGTTCTAGTGAAATAATTACAAAATTATTGTGCATATTTTGCCTTTTAAAGCTTACTATCGCTCATACATCGTCTACTGAATGGATAAAGTAGTAATCAATGGCATAAATATTCCCAGAGAAAAAACGGTACAGATTAATATCACCATTTCTCAATTACCGTCCCATACCGTAATAGACTTGCCTGTATTTGTAATGAGAGGTAAAGAAGATGGCCCTTCTCTCTTGCTTACTGCTGGTATCCATGGTGATGAAATTAATGGCATTGAAGTAATACGTAGGCTGCTGGTAGAAGGTGTGCTGATGCCTGACAAGGGTATGGTGATTGCTATTCCGCTGGTAAATGTATACGGATTCATTTACAATTCCCGAAATTTGCCTGATGGCAAAGACCTGAATCGTTGTTTTCCTGGCTCTCCGAATGGATCTCTGGCCAACCGGGTAGCTTACATTCTGATGAATGAGATACTTCCCCATGTTGATTATGGCATTGATTTCCATACAGGAGGCTCCCGTATTACCAATTATCCCCAGATCCGGTGTGTACTCAGCCAGGATGTAAACCGGGAACTGGCAGCGGCCTTTGGTGCTCCCTATATCGTTAATTCCAACCTGATTGACAAATCGTTCCGTAAGGAAGCAGCCAGAATGGGAAAGACGATTCTGGTATACGAAGGCGGCGAATCTCTGCGTCTGGATGAATTTGCCATCAATCTTGGAAAAGATGGGATCAGGCGGTTAATGCAATACCTGGAAATGAAAAACTACCGGCAAAAACCTCAGGTTTCGGTGGTACTGCAAACCACTACCTGGCTTCGGGCTAAAATCTCAGGCATCTTCAACTGTTTTGTAGAATACGGAACCGCTGTCAGGAAGAACCAGCCTCTGGCAAACATCACCGACCCTTACGGAAACACACAAATGATCATGAAAAGCCCTCATGATGGCTATGTGATCGGGCTCAATAATATGCCTGTGGTGAATGCCGGCGATGCATTGATTCATCTGGGAGTATAATTATATCAGATTTTTACTTTCCTGCAAAGAATCTAAGATTTATGTATAATGATTAAAATATAATCGCAGGAGTATGATGAAAAATATACCAATTGGTATATTTTTGCAGTAAAGATTCTTATGTCTAAATCGGAACGGACAAAAAAGTTTATCATCGAAAAAGCAGCGCCCATTTTCAATACTAAGGGCTTTGCCGGTACTTCTTTGTCCGATCTCACAGAAGCAACTGGTTTAACGAAAGGGAGCATTTATGGCAATTTTGAAAACAAAGAAGAAATAGCTATTCATGTTTTCAAATATGGTGTAGCCAGAATGAAACAGGCTATGGAAATAAAGCTAGATACAGTAGCTCAGCCATCCCAGCAAATCTATGCTTTTCTGGATTTCTTTCTGGAATATGTTTTTGAACCTCCTGTAAGTGGTGGATGTATCATATTAAACACGGCCGTAGAAGCAGATGATAACCAGCCTGTTCTAAAAAAACATGTTTCCCAGCAACTCACTTCCTTAATTAAATATGTACAGTCGTTGCTGGAAGGAACTTCCATTGATTGGGAACAAAAGTATGAGTATAAGCCCGAAACTTTATCCTATGCTATATTTAGCTCGATTGAGGGCGCTGTCATGATATCTAGGGTACAAAATAATATCCGTCCCATGCAACAGGTGGTTAGTTACTGGAAAAAGCAGCTTAAACAATTAGAAACCCAATAATTTTTTTTATCACAAAATATACCAATTGGTATAAAAATTCAATATTATGAAAATCAGAAAAGTCGTTGTAACAGGTTTGGGTGCGCTAACGCCCCTGGGTAATTCATATCAGGCATTTTTCAGCCAGTTGCTGGCTGGCAAAAGTGGAGCTGCTCCCATTACTAAATTTGATACTACCCATTTCAAAACAAAATTTGCCTGTGAGATAAAGAACTTTATTCCAGCTGATCATTTCGTTGTGAAAGAGCTTCGGAAAATGGATTTGTACAGCCAGTATGCGATGGTAACGGCTACGGAAGCGATGAGTGTATCGGGCCTTGATCTGCAAAAAATTAATCTGGATCGGTTTGGGGTTATCTGGGCATCGGGCAACGGAGGATTCAAAACATTTGAGGAGCAGATTGCTGAATTTACCCTCAATAACAATGTACCCAGATTTAATCCTTTCTTTATTTCCCGGATGATTGCCAATATGGCTGGCGGATTAATTTCTATTAAATATGGCCTCAGAGGCATCAATTATTCAACAGTTTCGGCATGTGCTTCCGCTACCAATGCGATTATTGATGCGTATAACTATATTAAATGGGGAAAAGCCGATTTTTTTATTACCGGCGGTTCTGAAGCGCCAGTTACCCAGGCATCAATTGGGGGCTTTAATGCGATGAAAGCATTATCAACCAATAACGACAATCCACAAATAGCTTCCCGGCCATTCGACAAAGAAAGAGATGGATTTGTGATGGGAGAAGGAGCAGCTGCTTTGGTGCTGGAAGAATATGAGCATGCCATAAGCAGGGGTGCGACCATTTTTGCAGAAGTAGCAGGTGGAGGTATGTCTGCGGATGCTTATCACATGACGGCAACCCATCCGGAAGGAATGGGCGCTTATTTAGGAATGAAAGCAGCTTTAGAAGATGCAGAAATTCCGGCCAGTGAGATTGATTATATTAACGCCCATGCAACCTCTACGCCCTTAGGGGATGTATCTGAATTAAAAGCGATTGCCAAATTGTTTCAGGAGCATGCCGGGAAACTTCATATTAGTGCGACCAAATCTATGACCGGGCATTTATTGGGAGCTGCTGGTGCCATTGAGGCAGTGGCAAGTATACTATCTGTGTACCAGAATGCCATTCCTCCGACCATCAATACGAGCGAAGTTGATCCGGAAATACCCTCCGGCTTCAACCTGACATTAGGGAAAGCTGTGGCAAAAGAAGTGAATTATGCCCTAAGTAATACGTTTGGTTTTGGCGGACATAATGCAACAGCTATTTTCAAAAAACACACTGATTAGACATATTATGACTTATTATTTAGTAAAGCTTAGGTTACTATTTTAATAATATTTATAACTTTTCAAATAATATATATAAATAAGTATAAAAATGATTGATAAAAAAGTAGAATAAATTCTGTAAATAATATAGAATTTTAAACATAAGTTGTTCAAATAAAATAATTTATTAACTACTTATCTAAAAAAATTATGTAATTAGTAAAAAAATATTTTATTTTGCACAGTAAACAAAATATAACTTAACTAATAAAGAGGAAAGTTGCTTTGTTTGCGCTTATTTCTAACCAAAACAAATGTTATGAGTATTAAGAAAAAATTCCTCAAAGGCAAGCCTGTAGTGAAAATCACTTTCGAAGTAGCGAAAGAGATAGCAAATTCTGCGAAGTCCGTTTCTCTGGTAGGAGAATTCAATAACTGGGACCCTTCTGCTTCTCCAATGAAATCCACAAAAGAAGGCAAATTTTCAACAACTGTAGATCTGGAAAGCGGCAAAGAATACCAGTTCCGCTACCTGATTGATGAAACCCGCTGGGTAAATGATTCTGAAGCTGACAAATTCGTTCCTACTGTCTACGGCGATAGCGACAACTCTGTAGTAGTTGTATAAGCATATCCGCAATCTTTAAGTTTATTTTTTAAGCTTCCCAACAGGGAATCTATCAGGTTTGCTATTTTTTATTTCACCTCAGCATTATGGTAGCTTCCCTTTATTTTTTACTTTCAGGGAACTGCCGTAAGCTAATTTCTTATTTGCTTACCGGAAAGAGCTAAATCTATACGCATAATTTGTAATTTCAGGTTTTATTATCCTACTTCCGGCTGCAAAGGCTAATATTTATATTGGTAGTTATAGTTAGCGGAAAATACTTTTATCAGTTCATGCGTGCATATTTACAATTAATGCGGCCTGCCAATATTATTACAGCTATGGCTGATATTATGGCCGGTTTTGCAGGCTCAGGCTTAATTACTGAAATTATAGTTCATTGGGAAAAGTTTCCTTTTCCAACGGTTTTACCTCTATTACTACTTTCAACCATTGGCCTGTATGGTGGAGGAGTAGTATTTAATGATGTATTTGATGCCAAACTGGATGCTATAGAAAGACCAGAAAGACCTATACCCAGTGGAAGGGCTACTTTGCAAGGCGCTATTTTCTTAGGAGTAGGTTTATTACTATTAGGAGTACTTGCAGCTTTTATGGTGTCTGCCATCAGTGGAATTATTGCCATCCTCATTTCTGCCTTAGCCCTTTTATATAATAAGTATGGCAAGCATCATCCTTTTCTAGGGCCTATCAATATGGGCGCATGCAGGGGCGGGAATTTGCTGCTGGGTGTAAGTGCTTTTCCGGATGCGCTTCATGAATGGTGGTTTATTGCCCTGATTCCGATCGCTTATATTGCTGCTATTACTTCTATCAGCCGGGGCGAAGTACATGGAGGAAATAAATCTGCACTCCTGCTGGCATTTATATTATATAGCCTGGTTATTCTTAGTATTGCAGTTCTCGGATTGATACAAAGTTCACAATCCTACAAATGGCTACAAGTATTGCCTTTTCTGGCATTATTTGCCTGGCTAATCTTTCCACCGCTGAGCCGGGCATGGAAAGACCTTAAACCTCAGAATATCGGGAAGGCCGTGAAAGCCGGTATCATTGCCTTGATCGTAATGGATGCTGCCCTGGCTGTGAGTTTTGGTGTATGGTGGTATGGCCTGCTGATACTGCTGTTACTGCCGGTATCCAGGTTTTTAGCCCGTCAATTTGCCGTAACTTAAGCCGTTTGATTGATTTATTGTAATCCTAAAACCTCTTTCCCCTGTTCAAACACTACATCTACCGGAATCTGTGCTTTACTCAGGCGATCCAGGTCAGTTTGTAATTCTGCATCAATTTTTCCTTTTTCACTTACTAATTTGCCAACTTCAGTATAGTTTCCATCGCCTTGTAAGGTGAGTATGGTTTCGGATAATTCATTCATGGCTTCCTGCATTTTATCAAAATTCACCCGGTAAGTACCGCTAGAATCCCGTTCAAAGGCTCCTTTCTGCTTGAAAAAATTAAACCGGATCATATTGGCTGTTCCATGGGCGCTGGCTGCTCCAAATCGTACCGACCGGAAAATGCCTGCCATAAAGGTGGTATAGTAATTTTTAAGATCTCCCTGCAACTCGCCTTTTTTGTGTAACTGGGTAATCATATACAAACCCAGAATATCCGCTTTGCCTTCTTCCAGCGCAGAACTATGTTCTTTTAAGGCTTCTCTCACCGTTCCTTTTTTGTTGATTGTATTTTTGATACCTAATCCATGCGCCACTTCATGAAACATGGTGTTGGCAAAAAAAGCATCAAAGTCGATGTATTTCCTTTGTTCCGAAACAATCAACATTTCAGCAATGGGTATCATAATTTTATCAAACTTGGCCTGCATGGCATTTTTTAGTTGCAGTCGTCTGGTTCCTTTTTTTAACTGTACTTCTTCATCGTTGGGCAAGTTGATAGCAATGGTTTTACTGCCTGCATTACAATCTCCGGCATAATATACCACATCATAGGCATTCAGGTCGGCATCAGTGCCGGGCATTTCTTTTTTGTAGGCATCTTTTACCGGCAAACCATTTTGTAATTCCGGCAGAAAGGCAGCATACTTTGCCAGGCGTTTGCTCCATTCCTGGTCTTTTATCAGTACATATGCCTCATGGGCCGCTTTATAGCCAAAAAGCCTGTCTTCATAGGTTTCAATAGGGCCAATCACCACATCCAGTGTATTATTTTTCATGCTCATCCAGGCCAGATCACTGGGCTGATAATTATCGGTGAGTAAGGCATCTGCCCGTAGGGAAAGATATTTTTTTAAACCGGCATCTTCTGCCAGTTGGGAAGCCTGGCGAAGCAAACCGGCGGCTTTGTCTACCTGGTTTTTGAAAGCTACATGATAAGGTACAGTTCCTAATTTTCCATCGGTATTTCTGCGCAGTAAGGTATACTGGCTTTTTTTGTCCGGCAAATTCGCTTGTTCAAATTCTTCTTTGGTCATATCTGCCGGATAAAAACCAGCTCCATCCGGCTTTTGTCCAACACCCTTAATGAAGGATTCGTTGTTTTCTAGCCTGTCCCAGGGACCATAGTTTATTTGCACATATTGTTTCTGCTCCAAATCAGTAATGGCTTGAAGCAAAGAATCTTTATTGCTGTATGCTTCCATCCAGAAAAGCTCATCCATCACCTGGGCTGCCTCAATCAATAAAGGGAGCATTTGTTTTTCTTTGGCAGTAAGGCTCAAAAGAGAAGCGTTTAACCGCACAGATACATATTTGCTAAGTCTGGCTTTCATGGTGGTAGAGATATCAGCAGGCTGGATCTGAGATGCCTGTTGTTGATTTTCAGTTTCAGTTTGTTTACCTGAACAGCTTCCTAACATAAGAATAGCTATGAAGGCAATAGATGGAAGAAAATTTTTCATGGGTGGCAGTAGTCAGTATTATTGTTTTTGAACGGCTAAGTTCAAATATTTTTTATTTAAAACTATTGTATTATTCCTGAATAAAATATACTTTCAATTTCATTACACAAAATTTTTTCTGCTAATTATTCAACCTGCTATTTATATATAATACGTTTGAATAAAGCCAAAATTTACTTTATACGCTTATACCCAACGCATTAGTAAATTTTGACAAATTGGTTGGTTACTTATCAGCTTAAGTAATTAATCCGCCACTTTCTGTGCCATTACCATACTTGCTTTCTGATACTTTATTATCTATTAAACCTTTAAACCATTCTTTATGAAAATGAAGTTCTACTTCTCATTTGGCAAAATCTTGCTGCAAATGGGCATTTTTCTTTGGTGCTTCCAGGCTTTTGGGCAAAGCAGGGTCATTTCAGGTAAAGTAACAGCCCAGGAAGACAATACCCCACTCCCCGGGGTAAATGTAATTGTTAAAGGCACTACGACTGGAGCAGTTACAGATTCGAATGGTTCTTACTCAGTGACAATACCGGGTAATGATGTCTTCCTGGTATTTACCTTTATCGGTTATACAGCCCAAGAAGTAGCAGCAGGCAACCGTTCCTCCATAGATATCCAGATGGCGTCGGATGTAAAAGCACTGCAGGAAGTAGTGGTTACGGGCTATACAACCCAAAACCGCCGCGACATTACCGGTGCCGTATCAGTAGTAAAACCACAGGAATTATTAGCTACTCCGGCTGGTAATGTGCAACAGCAATTACAGGGACGGGTAGCTGGCGTAGTTACCAGTGGAACCGGAGTTCCAGGCGCCGGTGCAAAAGTACGTGTACGCGGCTTCGGGTCTTTCGGTAATAACGATCCGCTCTACATTGTAGATGGAGTGCCTACCTATAATGTAAACAACATTAACCCACAGGATATTGAGTCTATGCAGGTGTTGAAGGATGCCTCGGCTGCTTCTATTTACGGTGCCCGGGCTGCCAATGGGGTAGTAATTATGACCACCAAAAAAGGCAAAACAGGGGCACCCACGGTTAGTATAGATTCCTATTATGGCTTCCAGAAAGCACCTAAAGGCCCTAATATGTTGAATCCTACTCAATTAGGACAGTTATTCTGGGAAAGTCAGTTGAACGCTGGTCAGACACCAAGCCATGCTCAATACGGTTCCGGTGCCGAGCCCCGTTTTCCGGATTATGTGATTGCCGGCTCTCTTGCCGGAGTAATGGAGGGACATCCAGATACCGACCCTGCACTCTATAATATTGATTATGCTCGGCCCATTCACCGGATTGTACGGTTTAATAAAGAAGGCACTGACCAATGGAATGAACTATTCCGGACAGCCCCTATTCAGAGCCACCAGGTAACCGCCAACGGCGGCACAGAATTCAGTAATTATTCGGTGGGTCTCAACTTTTTTGATCAGCAGGGCTTAATGCATTATACCGGATATAAGCGCTACTCTCTCCGGGCAAACACGCAGTTTAAGGTGAAAAACAGAATCCGCTTGGGTGAAAATGTGCAGGTGAGTTATAATGAAGCCAAAGGAAGCCGTTCAGGTGAAGAAGGTGGGGAAAGTTTACTGCTAAATGCCATCCGGATATATCCATTTATACCCAGAAATGACGTTATGGGCAACTGGGCTGGTACGGCTGGAGCCGGAGCCGGTACTGGCGCTAATTCATATGCCGACCTTTACCGGAGTAAAGACGATATAAACTCAGCCATGCGTCTGTTTGGTAATGTATATGCAGAGGTCGACATTATCAATGGTCTTACCGCACGTACCTCATTTGGAGTGGATTATGAAACCCGTTACGGACAGGACTATGAATTCCGGACCTACGAGAGAGCGGAAAATATAGGTGCGAATGCCTATACCGAGCAAAACGACTGGACCCGCAACTGGACCTGGACCAATACGCTAACCTATAAAAAGGTATTTGCTGAAAAACATGATATTACTTTGCTTGCCGGTACAGAAGCCGTAAAAGAAACCGGCCGTGGCGTATCCGGCAGAAGGATTAATTTTTTCTCTGATGATCCTTATTTCCGCGTATTGACCAGAGGTGCCCCTGTAGGCCAGAACAATGATAGCTATGGCTTTGCCTCTACACTGTCCTCTGTTTTTGGCCGGGTCGATTATACGTTTAACGACAGGTATATAGTTAATGCGACCTTGAGAAGGGATGGCTCCTCCAGGTTCGGGAGCGAAAACCGGTATGGTGTATTTCCGGCAGCCAGTGTCGGATGGCGTATTTCAAGTGAGAATTTTATGAAAGGAGTCCCTTTTGTAAACGACCTGAAACTGCGTGTAGGCTGGGGACAGATGGGTAACCAGCTGAATGTAGACCGTGAAAATGCATATAGTTTTTACCGTTCTACACCTGGCAACTCTTCCTATGACCTGGGAGGAACAGGCAATTCAGTAATGATGGGCTTTGATATGGACCGGATTGGGTTTAGCCGTACCAAATGGGAAGCAGCCACTACCACTAACCTGGGAATTGATGCCGTACTGTTCGACAGCCGTCTGGACGTTGCCCTTGATGTGTATAACCGTACTACTGAAGGCCTCCTTGTCCGGGCACAGGCAGCAGGTACGCTGGGCGATGCTACCCTGCCTTTTGTAAATCTGGGCGATATTCGTAACCGGGGTATCGACCTTACCCTTGGCACCCGCGGAGATATCGGAGGCTCGGGTCTCAAATATGATGTAGTATTGACCCTGGCCCACTATAAAAATGAAGCTTTACGGGTAGGGGCAAATGCAAAGGATTTTATTCAGGGTTCTGTTTTACGGAATGTGGAAATCACCCGCAGCGAAGCTGGCCAGCCTATTTCTTCGTTCCGTGGCTATACTATTGATGGATTCTACAACACGCAGGAAGAAGTAGACGCTGGGCCGGACCAACCCCAGAAAGGGATAGGTTCCTGGAGAATCCGCGACCGGAATAATGATGGAGTAATCAATGCGGATGATCAGTCCTATATTGGCAGCCCTCATCCTGATCTTACGACAGGTCTTAATTTTACCCTTGCTTACAAAGGTTTTGACCTTAGCATCTTCCTTTATTCAGTGCTTGGGAATGAGATCTATAATAACACGAAATGGTGGACCGATTTTAACTCTTTCCAGGGAAACAGAAGTGTGCGGATGCTGGAGCAATCCTGGAGAGCAGGAGCAGATAATTCCAAAGCAGTACTGCCGATCTTAAATGCTACAGACACTTATAGCAACAGTATTGCCAATACTTATATGGTAGAGAGTGGTTCTTATTTAAGAGCCCGTACGATGCAGTTAGGTTATAATTTTCCTAAAACCCTCATAAGCCGCCTGGGTATGAGCAATCTAAGGCTGTACGTGCAAGGCCAGAACATATTTACCATTACCAATTACACCGGGGTTGATCCCGATGTAAGTTCACAGAGCCAAATAACGGGTCAAGAAACTGGGATGGGTATAGACATGGGATGGTATCCAAATCCGAAGCAATTTCTTCTGGGATTAAATCTGAGTTTCTGAGAAAAGCCTTTAGAGAAAAGGAGAAGTTTAATTAATAATTAAAACCATTCGCTTTAAAATTAACATTGATAAAATATGAAAAATATAATCACCATAGTTGCAGGTTTTCTCCTGGCTGGTGCGGTCCTGGTGGCCTGTAAAGAGTCTTTCCTCGAAGAGCCACCCAGGGGTACATTTAGTGAAAGTGTTTTAAAAAACCGGGCTGGTATTGATGGACTATTAATTGGTTCCTATTCCCTGCTTGATGGGGTAGGAGGGCCATCGGGAAACTGGGAAGCAGCCGGTTCCAACTGGGTATTTGGTAACGTAACTTCTGATGATGCTTACAAAGGTACAGATGCAGGTGACCAGATTGAGATTAATCCTATTGAGCGCTATGAGGCGTTGCCTACTAACGGATACTTTAATTTCAAGTGGCGTCATCAATATGACGGTGTATCCCGGGCAAATGATGTGCTGCGCCTCTTACCTGAAGCCAAGGATATTCCTGAAGCGGAACAGCTCCAGATTACAGCAGAAGCCCGTTTCCTGCGTGGATATTATCATTTTGATGCGAAGCGGATGTGGAATAAGGTGCCTTATATTGATGAAAACACAGT from Rhodocytophaga rosea carries:
- a CDS encoding dipeptidyl-peptidase 3 family protein, yielding MKNFLPSIAFIAILMLGSCSGKQTETENQQQASQIQPADISTTMKARLSKYVSVRLNASLLSLTAKEKQMLPLLIEAAQVMDELFWMEAYSNKDSLLQAITDLEQKQYVQINYGPWDRLENNESFIKGVGQKPDGAGFYPADMTKEEFEQANLPDKKSQYTLLRRNTDGKLGTVPYHVAFKNQVDKAAGLLRQASQLAEDAGLKKYLSLRADALLTDNYQPSDLAWMSMKNNTLDVVIGPIETYEDRLFGYKAAHEAYVLIKDQEWSKRLAKYAAFLPELQNGLPVKDAYKKEMPGTDADLNAYDVVYYAGDCNAGSKTIAINLPNDEEVQLKKGTRRLQLKNAMQAKFDKIMIPIAEMLIVSEQRKYIDFDAFFANTMFHEVAHGLGIKNTINKKGTVREALKEHSSALEEGKADILGLYMITQLHKKGELQGDLKNYYTTFMAGIFRSVRFGAASAHGTANMIRFNFFKQKGAFERDSSGTYRVNFDKMQEAMNELSETILTLQGDGNYTEVGKLVSEKGKIDAELQTDLDRLSKAQIPVDVVFEQGKEVLGLQ
- a CDS encoding SusC/RagA family TonB-linked outer membrane protein, with the protein product MKMKFYFSFGKILLQMGIFLWCFQAFGQSRVISGKVTAQEDNTPLPGVNVIVKGTTTGAVTDSNGSYSVTIPGNDVFLVFTFIGYTAQEVAAGNRSSIDIQMASDVKALQEVVVTGYTTQNRRDITGAVSVVKPQELLATPAGNVQQQLQGRVAGVVTSGTGVPGAGAKVRVRGFGSFGNNDPLYIVDGVPTYNVNNINPQDIESMQVLKDASAASIYGARAANGVVIMTTKKGKTGAPTVSIDSYYGFQKAPKGPNMLNPTQLGQLFWESQLNAGQTPSHAQYGSGAEPRFPDYVIAGSLAGVMEGHPDTDPALYNIDYARPIHRIVRFNKEGTDQWNELFRTAPIQSHQVTANGGTEFSNYSVGLNFFDQQGLMHYTGYKRYSLRANTQFKVKNRIRLGENVQVSYNEAKGSRSGEEGGESLLLNAIRIYPFIPRNDVMGNWAGTAGAGAGTGANSYADLYRSKDDINSAMRLFGNVYAEVDIINGLTARTSFGVDYETRYGQDYEFRTYERAENIGANAYTEQNDWTRNWTWTNTLTYKKVFAEKHDITLLAGTEAVKETGRGVSGRRINFFSDDPYFRVLTRGAPVGQNNDSYGFASTLSSVFGRVDYTFNDRYIVNATLRRDGSSRFGSENRYGVFPAASVGWRISSENFMKGVPFVNDLKLRVGWGQMGNQLNVDRENAYSFYRSTPGNSSYDLGGTGNSVMMGFDMDRIGFSRTKWEAATTTNLGIDAVLFDSRLDVALDVYNRTTEGLLVRAQAAGTLGDATLPFVNLGDIRNRGIDLTLGTRGDIGGSGLKYDVVLTLAHYKNEALRVGANAKDFIQGSVLRNVEITRSEAGQPISSFRGYTIDGFYNTQEEVDAGPDQPQKGIGSWRIRDRNNDGVINADDQSYIGSPHPDLTTGLNFTLAYKGFDLSIFLYSVLGNEIYNNTKWWTDFNSFQGNRSVRMLEQSWRAGADNSKAVLPILNATDTYSNSIANTYMVESGSYLRARTMQLGYNFPKTLISRLGMSNLRLYVQGQNIFTITNYTGVDPDVSSQSQITGQETGMGIDMGWYPNPKQFLLGLNLSF